AGAACCCAAACCAGGCTTAGTTTCGCATCTGGTACTTTCCACCACTGACGTCCTGAAAAGAGGAGCATAAAACCTTTGGAGAGTTACAGAGAATGTCATTTAGTGCTGGAGAAATAAACCCCcccacacgcgcacacacgcagcCAGTGATGGAGGAGCACCAGAACGAGGCGCTGATTCAGCGCGTGCCAAGCCAGGAGACCGTCGTCGGCCGCGGAGGGTACGTttacttctttctttatttatttattttcggtAAAAAGTTTATggtacataataaaaaatatttttattatcagcGTACATGTTATTACATTACAGCAGGGCGTGGTGGTAATTATAATATAGCATAAATGGTCAAGAATTCaaactttgactttttttgtgcaacttttttattattgttattgcatgcatgcaaaacTGTGTTTAAATAGCTTGTTCAAAGACACCGTTGTGcgaataaaaaaattgttatcgATCGTTTAGAATTGTAATTCCGATGAAAAAACGCGAAATCAGAAAGGAAATCAAACACTGCCTAGCTACTGGTGACGTCACGCGCGCTGAAGTTACTGATtggatgtttttattaaacagacagagCGACACcactgttttaagttttaataaacacttaattttaatatgtaatcataatttatggttaatcatttatttataattaataattaattttaatatattcagttattagttatttagATTTCAGTACGTTACAATCAACCTGTTTTTGATATAAGTTTATATAAGTTACTAATAAGTTTAtataaattactaataaatatccacttcaatatactttttatgcaatttgtaataactgttaatattttctgttttaattctaAAGTTTTAGTATTATCCTATGCtgtttcaatgtttttatttagaagtaTGTccgtattattattaataattgttattatttcagtttcacttttagttattttaatagcCTACatcaaattaacaaaaaatatataacttttttattattgcagtatttgttcttctcttttaagtaacttttttaaattattattattttagttttaaatgtagttaattATAACTAACCTATAAACCCATacataattagaaaaatatataaataaaaccattaaccAGTTTCATTTACAAGATGCTTTTACCCAGATCGGCTCACAAATGAggattattcaaataaattttttcaatatttcaatatttcaatattttcaaatcaaaCTGCAGAAAAAATCCCCAGGAACTCAAAAGATTCAAAACAGGCCCGTGGATGAATCACTCAAAATTTTCATTAACAAGGGGAATCACACTTTCCGTGTTAGAGAGACGGCCGTTTGTTTAAAGATAACCAACCCACACGAACACAAAACCCACAAACAAGCGTGAGAGCGGCCCTGACGTCTGTTCTCTGGCGTCTCGTGCAGGAACTCTAATGGAAAGGCTCTGAAGGTGGCCGGCCTCACGGTCCTGGCCTGTCTTCTGCTGGCGGGACAGGCGCTGACCGCGTACCTCGTCTACGGTCAGAAGGAGCACATCAGCGCTCTGTCCGCCGGCCAGGAGAAGCTGAAGGCGGAGCTCACCAAAAGATGTCCGGTGAGAAACATGCTACACGCTATTcgtttacagaaacaaaacattcatgGTATTCGTGAAGTGCAGGTTGAATTCTCCTCATATTTGGTGTAAGAGCTACGCGAATCATGCTCTCATCGTTCGTCTGTGTTTGGTCTGAAGCTTCTCCTCCGAAGGCGGCGATGCATCTTCCCATGAAGAGCATGACTCTGCTGAAGGAGTACCCTGACGAGTCGGACCCAAGCAAGAAGAGCAGCGTTCCTCTCACTGTGAGATTACAATAAGACGTTAAAATGGGGCCCTTGAtgctttcgttttttttattctcaataTCTGATTTTTTCTTCCTTGTTTTAGAAACTGCAACCAATTTTCACAAACCAGAGAGAGGGCAGCGGACAGCTGGATGGTAAAATCACTCAATTCTACGAAATAGAAAAATGAATTCTCTAAAAAAGGCAcataataacatattaataaatattaataattcataataaatgaataaatgctatataattttcatacatttaaatacaattttagaaaTATTCTTTGATAGTAtttgtaaacatatttattaattttgaattagctttaatttataatttttttttttttttttttgtcactttagtTTTAGAGTAACTAAAGTAgctgccaaggcaacattttaaaatcattagtGTCATctaagttgttttgttttattttctttcaattattttttttcatttaatttaagctTTTCATTATGAATTATAATAAGAGCCAGTGTCTTTTATTAAACtaaatctatattaaaaaacaaaataggcaattgaaaaaaatctgaaatacaaaaaaaaagtaaaacaaaattgtaatggatgaaaattcatatatttaatataataaacttgaactaaaataaaaagtgaatataTTACTTCAAATTTGTCATATATtacagacaaaaatacaaatctgatatgaaattaatatatgtatataatgtaaatactCTAAATATGAGTAGCTATAGCAAATTCTACACGATATAAACTATAAGCTTCTGTATATCATAAACGCTCTGAAGATGTCACTTGGTCTAAATCTCCTCGTTCTGTGAAAAGCTTACAGAGTGATGCCGAAGAGGATGCAGCTGCCGAGGAAGAGCCTGCCCATGCTGATGGAGGAGGAGACGAAGAGCTCTCCTGAGtcaggtgagacacacacactcacagtcacacacacacagacacacacacacacacacacacacagtataacACTCCTGTGTGCTCTCGTGTCTCCTGCAGACTTGGAGGTTCAGAGTAAGTGTCAGCTGGAGTCTCAGAAGGAGGTGAGGCCGGGCTTCTTCAAGCCTGAGTGTGACGCTCAGGGCAACTATCTGCCCATGCAGTGCTGGCACAGCACCGGATACTGCTGGTGTGTGGATAAAGACGGAGAGGAGATCCCAGAAACACGCATCCGCGGACGCCCCCAGTGCAGCTAAGGTGTGAGCTGACttcacaatcatttaaaaacaactaactaaagtgctttttaaacaatactgatatactactactataaattcattcttttcacaatatttcacaaagcttaatatatatatatatatatatatatatatatatatatatatatattttttttttttttttttttttttttttttttttttattctttatttttttaaacttgattttttcaattaataataataataaaaacatttaattcaatacCGACATCACATAACTAATTAACTGACAagattcaaataattttttgacagttttaaCTATCCACAACAAATACTGGCTGCTTTTTTCTAACTTCTGATGttcatttaagttttagttttaagttttttttttatctactattcataactgatcatttttacagcttttttcAAACACCaaaagcatttttcattcaATGACGCAATCGCAATGCAGTTAATTAATGCATAAGTTGAATTTAATTAGAGAAAAATATGCAGCAGtagcacatacagtataaatacatGCCGTGGCCTTCACAGAAACTGACATatttctctgtgtttgtttcatgAATTTCTCTGCTCATGATGATCACAGATGCTGAGCTTTTCGGTAAGTCTGTCATTTACAGTCGACTTTGcagattttattcaaataataaaacaaaaaattagcaagtaacaaattaaatgtgtaatgaattaattttttttgtttctccagAGTGAAGCATCTCGTCCAGCAATAAACTCCAGTCTTCTTACCTGTCATTAGTTTCAGCTCCTGACGATCAGTTAGTCCATACACATGATATAGATGGGAATAACCCAATAACCTTCCTACTGAAGATCTCACATAAGCAGCATATTAGAGCTGGTCTAACCCTTATTCTAATAATATCTATAAGGCCTCTGTGTGataccatttctttttttctttttaactcacagcaTGTTTGTTAGAGGTAAACATTACAGTGATTACgactgtaaataaacacatgctGTTTCCAAACAcgactgtgtgtgtttattgccattgctttatttacactctataaaaatcagcaaaaatattatttattaaacaggcatatttttaattctgtctCAGTgatctttgtgtgttttgatatGAAAGTGAAATTAATGTATCGCATTTGTTGTTAAAAGATGTTGAAGTGCCAATAAAATAAGGCACAAAATACTAGAGTTTTGCAATTAATATGATTCAAAAGATCATTATAAAAATTGAATTTTGATCCATGAATTAAGTGGAAAAACTGATTTTTGAgcttaatatgatttttttttaaattcattatttaatgaatttatagTGACTTTTAGATACAATTCAAAATGACacgttatttatttgttttattttttgtttgtttttttcaagaatTTGTGCACATTTCTGTTTggcttatttttattcatttacttccTTCTTTCTGTATCATCATTTAAGTTTTAGATGTTtccatacagtttttttttttcaactttcaaTTTCAagctttgttttgtgtgtgtgtgtgtgtgtgtgtgtgtgtgagagagagtgtgtgtgtgagagagagataagagagagagagagacaaaatgAAGATAAAATCTTTGCTACAGCattaatttagtaatatatatgtactattggagtacttaataaaaataaaataaggcaGTAGTTTGAAATAacaggaaaaaatgaaaaggatgCTGTTCAGATTGCACTGAATGCGGCTAAAACATCAGATGCATCCTCAGGACACAGTTTTGATCAGCATAATGAATTGAAATAGAGCAGAACAGTTGCACATAcagatgaaaatatatataagtcttGAGAAACAAAGCTCATTTCCCTCCTGACTCATGCACTTCTTCTTTCAGATCATGTTCACTGAATTAATAAGGTCTATAATTCCCTACAAAAGAGTTCTGCGTTCAGACATGTTAATCTgctattcaaattttttttttttttttctaaaatgatcTCAGTCTtccttctcttttttaaaacagatatttGTTCAGTATCACTTCCTTATTCACTTCAGGGTAACTTGACCTTAAAACATATAGTGACTTCCTGAAAATCATGCTTTGAATACGAAAATGATGCTTGAGGTTAAACAAGGAAATAAATCTCACAGAAAGATGTTCAGattaaaccattttaacatcgagaaaatagtttctatttttcagaactaaaaaagtgaattttaatttatttttctatttgttttaattttataaaaaaaataatttaacataatttttaatgttttgttttgtatttttctcatttgtatttgcatttaaaattgcatttttacatttgtagatttgtgttatttttatttcagtcaattAGACCGATTTAAATAGACATGTTTTGATGAATGTAACTACATGTTTAAAAGATattctacaaaaataaatcgGAATGACTAAAATATGCATGAAGTTACCACagactataaatatataaaatatataaatatataataactgaataaaacaacacaGTAAGTTTtacaagtaatattttaaacaatattttaataataacaaataatatttctccacaaatatttctatttagcttaatttatttttaattgccaTTAACagacatgcacatacacacacaataaaatctatacagatgtatttaaaaaaaaaaataaataaataaaaaaaaaaaaaaaaaaatatatatatatatatatatatatatatatatatatatatatatatatatatatatatatatatatatatatatatatatatatataatagatctGAATGACAAATTCACAATAAAATTACCTTCAACACTGACTCTATCaaccatttcttttttaaccttgccttataGGCATTTCTTGTTATTAAATGAGAAGTACATAAGGATATCATTATAAGCCTAAACATTAAGATTTGTGTTCACTGAATATACTGAAGAAGTCAAAACTGTTCATTAGAAGGAGCTTACCTAATACTTTTTTCCATGaggtgtatatatagtatatagttaTAGTAACCCTGAAtacacacttaaacacacacaggtgaaagtgaacactaataaatatttgaagagAGTGAAacactagcacacacacacacacacacacacacacacacacacacacacacacactggtctTCCGCTCAGAGCCGCTCGACACAAACATGGACTCGTCTGTGAGTAACAACACACTCCACATCTCATCAAtctcatgcatttttaagtttGGTGTAAATTGAGTTTAATGCTGatttctagtgtgtgtgtgtgtgtgtgtgtgtgtgtgtgtgtgtgtgtggtgactgACTGACGGAGGAAGAGCCGAGGAAGAGTGTGAGACAGCTAACAGGAAGAAGGACCTGCAGGACCTCCTCAGACAGGAAATGGACATGCATCTTACTGGTAGGCATTAGACGGCTCACATCAGTCTgtgagatgatgatgaagatgatgaagatgatgatgatgatgatgatgtcagaGGGCAGGGTCAGCGTCCAAAGGAACCTGGAGAGAGTGAGCCGCATCACACAGCTGAAAGAGGAGATCAAGTTACAGGAGACAAACAGAGATTCCGGCCAATCAGCCGCCAGCACGGTGAGTGACCAATCAGAGACACTAGTGAGAAACTCAACCCGCTGTCTTCTTCCTCATCTCTCAGTTCTTGTTCTGTCCAAGACGGACCTGTCTACCAAACTTCTTCAATTAATACAGAATGTGGCATccagattcatttttaatgagacAACAAAAGAATGCACATCACACctgtgtttattcatttgcGCTGGCTACCAATGCTGGCATAAAATTCAAGGCATTAATATTTGCCAACAAAAAAGCACTGGCTCTGCACACTTTTAGCTAAAACCATTACTTCAGACTTGTGTGTCCTCTAGACACTGCTGTGCCATCCCAAAGTGTCCAAAATCACTTTTCAGGACTTAAATGTTTTCTCCTGGAGGAATGACCTGCTCATCTCAGTCCAAACATCTTCAAGAAGCAGCTAAAacatctttattctttatttgaaTCTTCAATCTTTAGTTGACTCtaactctttctttctctgttttatctgtttgtattgtgacgggaggagccaacgacagacacagtgggcgtggcgtcaggcctcagagaggctttttttttttttattattaacaaaataaatacaaaataaagtgtccagggggaaagtgtccaaataaaaaggggtaactggtgtcctcgtcgtgctgcaggggaagtgcaaggtcaggtagtgttccagggggcagggtccaggtaaggggcggagtccggcggccgcacgcgctcccctctcctgttcgggggcgcgaggggcggcggcttcttccgcggcatctccatcgcttctttcctccggtcgtcagagattaaGGGGATaaaacggctcggcatcctggcccgtcagcggtacacgGGTGCGGTCATCGCCTGGACTAggaggtcccacgacgcgcttctctagcggcggggcgagctccttcacgcacccttcctggacccacgaggacaccagcgtacATGCAcaggggaagagaccggtctcttgaCGAGAGACGCGCCCGGTacttaacggcgacggtaacgaggctaaattcacttcaggtgtgcctcgtcacacgccgccagacctgaccaataccacgcccctcctctcgaacacacccactcccgtcgggagcctggtgaagggcggcgaataaaggacggggtgatggtgacaataaagaggaggggcagccgactcgtcacattatgaataatatatatatatatatatatatatatatatatatatatatatatatatatatatatatatatatatatatatatatatatacatacatagttAACTAATACTTGAAACAGCACTTTgcttttgattgcttctattgtctaaatttgtaagtcacttttaataaatcttaattagcatttgctaaatgactaaatgtcaTCTAATCTATAACtctcattttatattttcagatttgaCACTAAATTTATTCTGAGTTGGactaattttatgttttatataggcccaaattatttttaatacttttagtaattttagtaaaattgtaatgcatttttctctttgttattagatttttattcttttacatatttatattttgccttattattatttttttttcattttatttttgttttacaatttaacattttatttcatttataggCTACATTCccgtttgtttttgtctttagaCGAAGACACTAAGAGTCTTCCTAAAACAATCTAGCACTCTACGATTCACGCATTGAACAAGGCATTCATTTCATAATGTGGTATGAAAATTAAACTGTGGTCTCTGACATATACTGACAGTTTGTACAGACTGCTGTGAGTGGACCATGCAGGTGACAACATTTCCAGACAAGCTTGGTTATGAAATTGTAATGGGCACTCAGTGTTATTGATCTCATAAACAAGCAAATAAGAACTTGTGTTGATGTCTTTGTCTCTCAGCCAGATCATGAGAAACTCCTGGAGCACAGGAAGAGACTGAAAGAGACTCACGAGAGACTGATCGAGAATGAACTGATGAAGATGGAGAGAGAGTTACAGGAGGAGCAGGTGACGGCAACAGACACATGAGAAACAACAGAAATcagcacatattaatatatgGAGTCAATTCGATATGAGTATTCATTCGATATCATACTGTGTGTGAATTGTTCTCTGAGATCGACTTATGATTTATAtcaaaaaagatcattttattaAGTTGAATAGGTGTGCCTACACTCAGTAGTGACTCACATTAATGTATGATCCGATACAGTCTACACAGCTTCATCTTTTAGTTTCCATCTTTCTGAAAATCCTTCATCGAATTGCGCCTTGTACATGAATCTGGCGTAAAATGAAGCGAACAAAGGGCCAAGTTCTTACTAAGGCAATctggaaattaatttaaaaaaaggttaatcaaataaagttcattatttGAATTCTGTGTAGACACGCGTTTGCCTGTTATGTGCACGAATCAGTGGGTGATGTAGTATTGGTGGGCGTGGCTAAACAGGCTGCAATGTAGagtcggtgggcggggctaaacggTCAGTGATGTAGAACAGTCGGGCAATTTTACAGGCCACGATCTAGAattggtgggcggggctaaacaggcagtgatgtagaattggtgggcggggctaaacagttATGTAGAACCGGTTGGCAATTCTACAGGGCGTGTTGTAAGATCaatgggcggggctaaacagttATGTAGAACCAGTTGGCGATTCTATAGGGCGTGTTGTAgaatcggtgggcggggctaaacaggcagcaaCATAGAATCGTTGGGTGGGGCTAAACAAGGCAGTGCTGTAGATGAGGCTTTGATCCTCATCTGTGGAGGCGGTGTTTAGCCACACGATTACATCACGGAGTGGCACATTGATTAGACAAGCTGTTGTTTTGGCAGATTGGCTTTAATGCAAGCTGTTTTAAGACTAACAagaaagttttgagttctgaaagtTTTTATTACAGCTCTAACAGCATGTGTCAAAAATCAAAGGAATTCAGattttctcagttcatgacccctaaataattgaaatatttccaGTCCtggcttctgattggtcagtgcgtttataaaatgtagtttagaAATTGCTGTCGGTGTTTTAAACCTGTAACAGTTATTACTGTGGGGTTTTGCTGAAATCCGGTTGAGTTAAATAAGCAGAGATCAGACAGGCTGTTCTAATCATGTGACTGACTCTGTCCCGTCTGCAGGTGGGTGGTGTGGATGGAGAGATGTCGTACCTgcgcagagagagacagatccTGGTTCTTCAGATCGAGGCGCTGCGCAGAGAGAACCAGCAGGCGTATTCAGACCTGGAGACCCAGAACAGACAACACCAGCAAGAGATCAACAGCCTCAGAGAAGAGAGTCTGCAGGTGAACATCTGCTGAGCAACAACAGAGTCTTCCATCGATTCTGACagaggttttattttatagcaagAACTtagacacagaaataaattagaaaacgagaagaaaaaaggaaaaataaatagaataaaaaatacaatagaaaaaacAGACATCAAAGAGTACAgtacatgtatattaaaaataaataaatatataccagatttttattcttaattttcaaCAAGGTATTTAGACAATgcatcttttttaaatagaactataaataataaaaattgcataaaaattttACTGAATATTCCCTAAAATGTACTGCATGTGTGGTACTTTGGTTggctttgcttttattaaatgtgctatataaatgaaCGTGGTAATTTATGTTAATGTAACTGATAATAACTGACATAAACTTTCAGACTCTGAAACCAGATTGGATTCAATCAACATTCCTACTTGATCACCTCCATCAGTCTCGATCTCTTATTTGTAGTTATGTACAGAAGCTGGTTTCCTTTGATAGATCatactgccatctagtggtgtTTGTGCTGGTTGTGTTTGTAGGTGTTCAGGGCATTTCGTGAGGTTCTGGAGGAACAGAGGCAGGCGTCTGAGAAGAGATACAGGAATCTGCTCCTAGACGCCATTCAGGACGCCGTTCATCTGTCCTCACAGAACCTGCAGCTCCAGGAGGAAGTCCAGCAGCTCCGGAAAACTCTCAGTCCCGCTCTGTGACACGACCAATTCAAAAAGTCACTggaaaatatagtttttctgtCCGCTCCAACACTGAAGAGTGAAACTATGCAGGAAAACCTTCCATTATAAGGTAAATTGGAAATAATTGtttcacagttttaaaaattgacggctaaaaatgtcaaaagcagaAAGCCTTCATTTCATAAAGTCATGACATTAAATGTTgtatgcactgaaaaaaatgagtATCTTCCAcagtatgtttgttttgtttcacaatacaagtatataaaaaattttaatcacaATACATTTACTAATTGAACACGTGACCCCGCATGGAGCACAAAAATGAGATTTTCTCAATTTATTAGatcccagattttcaaatagttgcatctcagccaaagATAGTGTAAAAATCTCAGTAGAAatattggttttgtggtccagggttatATATGATGTCTTTTTGTCTGAggaatttaacaaaataatgcGACTTTAcgcttaaaactaaaaataaataaatctgtcagTAGGGAATTAAAAGATCTTTTCCTTTTGAATTGGCTTGATTTTTCTGATAACTATTGCAACGGAAATAAAATTGCCGTTGaagtaaaatgacaaatacagaaataaaaataaagctaaatagaacTTTCACCAGAAAATTAAgagtataaaaagtataaagtaGGATGTGCAGTTTTGtagcaaaagacaaaaaaaaacccattgcaaaacaaaatgatctatttttattttatggcaaaaatcattaagatatcAAGATCTTTCAtgaacttcatttttgattagacATATGCCGTGCTATGAACTACATTTAAACaactttctcaatatttagattgtCCTTGCACCCTCAGCATCCAGATTCTCAAATAATTCTAcctcaaattttattttttaatttaaatcttaCTTAAACCATACGACAGGTTTTGTAatcaaaaacctaaaaaatgaCTACGACAAACTAAATTTACactgaaacatgaaaaagcacaaataaaaacatgaaaatattgaTACGAATACGACATacctgtataataaataataaacacctCATCATTAAAAACACTTGACCAGGCCACTGAAAACGatccattatatttatttgcataaatatgcCTTAAATACGTGTGCTGTACCATTCACTCAACattcatttctgtaaataaaatactgcgtgtgaaaaacaaacaataaatcagCAGGCATTCACGAGTCTTGACGAGATGATGGTCGTTCACAGTAAGACGCACTTTACAAAGGCAGAGAACAAACAACAGGAGACCGAAAAGTCATCTTCGGTGGCATCCGATCTACCTGTAATACAGGTACACGGCCCATCCAATCAGCACCACGGGAAACAGGAAGTAAGGTGTGAGCTGTATTCCCAGAAGCCCCCACGACAACACTCCATTCACCAGCATAGAAGAGGAAATGACGAACAGCCGCGTGATCCCCGTCCCGTGTTTCATGATGACGGACATGAGGAGCCCGTTAGCAGCCTGTCCCGCGATAATGAGCCAAACCAGAGCGGAGAAACCCTGGAAAAACCCCTGCTGCCCGCCGCTAAACAGATGCGACGCCAGATTGATTCCCACGCCGAAGACGTACAAGAACAAGTTCTGGAGACTCAAAGGCAGACGCTGGGCTTTCAGCACCCGCTCGGTGTAAACGGCGGCCAATCCCGAGACCAAACAGTAGACGAGCACCAGCAGCAGACCCCAGGAAGTGACGCGGAGCCTGGCGGCAGACGCGTCCGACCCTTCCCGATCCAATCCGGAGTAGCTGTGGCAAACTCCAGCAGCCACGAGCATCCCCAGAGCGAGCCACTGCCCCAACCTCAGCCGCTTTCCCAGGCAGGTCGCGTAGAGGAGCGCGGTGGACGCGATTTTGAGGTTGCCGAGAACTTGGAAGGAGCTGGGATCCATGTGGGCTTGCATGGACACCACCAGGTTGTTGTTGAAAGCGTAGAGGAGCGCGGGAACGGCGTAGGGAGCCACCGTCCGCGCAGATATTTTGAGGCCCGATGGGATTCCGGATGCCGACAGAGCCACGGAGGAAAGCGCGAGCTTGATGAACTCGATCAGAAGCACGCATGACGACGGGCTGAAGGGAACGCGGCCGTCCACTTTGGTGAGGGAGATGAGAGGAGCGTGGGAACCGTAAATGAGGACCAGGAGAAGCAGGAGACAAAGCCAGCGTCCTCTGAGAGAAGGTTCTGCTTCAGACGAACCTACATTATCTATCACAATCATGCTCACCGTCTGTCAGCTGCTTCTGAAAGTACAGGGAGAGGATctacaaaacactgaaacaaagcACCGCGATTCTTCACTGGTGCAGTATGAAACAAAACACGGACACGATGATTCAGCTGCACAATTTt
The genomic region above belongs to Puntigrus tetrazona isolate hp1 chromosome 14, ASM1883169v1, whole genome shotgun sequence and contains:
- the cd74a gene encoding CD74 molecule, major histocompatibility complex, class II invariant chain a; its protein translation is MSFSAGEINPPTRAHTQPVMEEHQNEALIQRVPSQETVVGRGGNSNGKALKVAGLTVLACLLLAGQALTAYLVYGQKEHISALSAGQEKLKAELTKRSSPPKAAMHLPMKSMTLLKEYPDESDPSKKSSVPLTKLQPIFTNQREGSGQLDAYRVMPKRMQLPRKSLPMLMEEETKSSPESDLEVQSKCQLESQKEVRPGFFKPECDAQGNYLPMQCWHSTGYCWCVDKDGEEIPETRIRGRPQCS
- the si:dkey-201i24.3 gene encoding golgin subfamily A member 6-like protein 7 codes for the protein MDMHLTEGRVSVQRNLERVSRITQLKEEIKLQETNRDSGQSAASTPDHEKLLEHRKRLKETHERLIENELMKMERELQEEQVGGVDGEMSYLRRERQILVLQIEALRRENQQAYSDLETQNRQHQQEINSLREESLQVFRAFREVLEEQRQASEKRYRNLLLDAIQDAVHLSSQNLQLQEEVQQLRKTLSPAL
- the slc35a4 gene encoding probable UDP-sugar transporter protein SLC35A4: MIVIDNVGSSEAEPSLRGRWLCLLLLLVLIYGSHAPLISLTKVDGRVPFSPSSCVLLIEFIKLALSSVALSASGIPSGLKISARTVAPYAVPALLYAFNNNLVVSMQAHMDPSSFQVLGNLKIASTALLYATCLGKRLRLGQWLALGMLVAAGVCHSYSGLDREGSDASAARLRVTSWGLLLVLVYCLVSGLAAVYTERVLKAQRLPLSLQNLFLYVFGVGINLASHLFSGGQQGFFQGFSALVWLIIAGQAANGLLMSVIMKHGTGITRLFVISSSMLVNGVLSWGLLGIQLTPYFLFPVVLIGWAVYLYYR